Proteins from a single region of Dyadobacter fanqingshengii:
- a CDS encoding acyltransferase family protein, with the protein MKNQDNLHSASLTARRYDLDWLRVIAFAILIFFHVGMFFNFWEWHIKNDVITHAIELPMRFPSQWRMSLLFMISGAGMYFALGNRGPKAFLGERFVRIFIPLVFGMFVIVPPQIFFERLTQGQTYSYAEFYKTVFEFTPYPAGSFSWHHLWYLVYIFFYSIIGLPLLLFIRRNNALTASWARFFSNPFTLILVPVIWHVAGTALLGQYPTTHNLTRDWNEHFHDFTLFVTGFVLCTQTGFWETLKKYRKLNLAIWLVLTTILYVFYWIPRAELEGGEIMFYQTLKTLNAWCILLSIFGFAYVYLQFSNRFLKYANEAVYPFYILHQTVIICLAYPLINSSLPWLVKFVYLSVATFLVCLVLYHFLIKQFNFLRIVFGLKSKRRKPVDRPEEVIISLRS; encoded by the coding sequence ATGAAAAATCAAGATAACTTACATTCAGCTTCATTAACAGCGCGCCGCTACGATCTCGACTGGCTCCGCGTTATCGCGTTCGCGATCCTGATCTTCTTCCACGTAGGCATGTTCTTCAATTTTTGGGAATGGCACATTAAGAATGATGTCATTACGCACGCCATTGAATTGCCCATGCGATTTCCCAGCCAATGGCGCATGTCGCTTTTATTCATGATCTCCGGCGCCGGAATGTATTTTGCACTGGGAAACCGCGGGCCGAAGGCATTTTTAGGTGAAAGATTTGTCAGGATATTTATTCCGCTGGTTTTCGGCATGTTTGTGATCGTACCGCCACAGATCTTTTTCGAGCGCCTTACGCAAGGGCAAACGTATTCTTATGCCGAATTTTATAAAACCGTTTTTGAGTTCACGCCATATCCGGCCGGAAGTTTCAGCTGGCACCACCTTTGGTATCTCGTTTACATCTTCTTTTATTCGATCATTGGTTTGCCGCTATTATTATTTATTCGCCGCAATAACGCGTTGACGGCAAGCTGGGCACGTTTTTTCAGTAATCCGTTCACATTGATACTTGTTCCTGTGATCTGGCACGTGGCCGGAACAGCATTACTGGGACAATATCCAACGACACATAACCTCACCAGGGACTGGAATGAGCATTTTCACGATTTTACACTTTTCGTGACAGGCTTTGTTTTGTGTACACAAACCGGTTTTTGGGAAACGCTTAAAAAGTACAGGAAGCTTAACCTGGCGATCTGGCTGGTGTTAACGACTATTCTCTATGTGTTTTACTGGATCCCTAGAGCGGAGCTGGAAGGCGGAGAAATTATGTTTTATCAAACGCTTAAAACATTGAATGCATGGTGCATTCTCTTGTCAATTTTTGGCTTTGCGTATGTTTATCTGCAATTTTCAAACCGCTTTTTGAAGTATGCCAATGAAGCAGTATATCCATTTTATATTCTACATCAAACAGTTATCATTTGTCTGGCTTATCCACTGATAAACAGTTCATTGCCCTGGCTTGTGAAGTTTGTTTACCTTTCGGTTGCCACGTTTCTGGTCTGCCTGGTGCTATATCATTTTTTGATAAAACAATTCAATTTCCTGCGCATTGTTTTTGGACTGAAAAGCAAGAGACGGAAGCCCGTTGACAGGCCGGAAGAAGTCATTATTTCTTTAAGATCTTGA